A genomic stretch from Chloroflexota bacterium includes:
- a CDS encoding TIGR03560 family F420-dependent LLM class oxidoreductase, producing the protein MRFALMTEPQQGLTYDEILALARAAEAAGLQAFFRSDHYGSFAGPADGPTTDAWATLAGLARDTSTIRIGSLVSPVTFRIPGSFAKVVATVDEMSGGRVEVGIGAGWNEEEHQELGIPFPPLRERYDRLEESLAILHGLWTEPDGWDYDGQHWQVRNARLRPRPTFSGQRHPHLILGGDGGPRLARLVATWADEFNRQSATPDRLREAYARIAAACADLGRDPETVVRSAMVGVLVAETAGDLRERVQQQIAMLGGNGEDAEAWLRERTGRWIIGTPDAARQTIEALRAAGAQRVMLQDFLPRDLEMVALLGRIAAG; encoded by the coding sequence ATGCGCTTCGCACTGATGACGGAGCCCCAGCAGGGGCTGACCTACGACGAGATCCTGGCCCTGGCGCGTGCCGCCGAGGCGGCCGGGCTGCAGGCCTTCTTCCGCTCCGATCACTACGGTTCCTTCGCGGGCCCGGCCGACGGACCGACCACCGATGCCTGGGCCACCCTTGCCGGCCTCGCCCGCGACACCTCCACGATCCGGATCGGGTCACTCGTCTCGCCGGTCACGTTCCGCATTCCCGGCAGCTTCGCCAAGGTGGTCGCCACCGTCGACGAGATGAGTGGCGGGCGCGTCGAGGTGGGGATCGGCGCCGGCTGGAACGAGGAGGAGCACCAGGAGCTCGGGATTCCGTTTCCACCCCTGCGGGAGCGGTATGACCGGCTGGAGGAGTCATTGGCAATCCTGCATGGGCTTTGGACCGAGCCTGATGGCTGGGACTACGACGGCCAGCACTGGCAGGTCCGCAACGCTCGGCTGCGACCCCGGCCCACGTTCTCAGGCCAGCGACACCCGCACCTGATCCTGGGCGGGGATGGCGGTCCTCGCCTGGCTCGCTTGGTTGCCACCTGGGCCGACGAATTCAATCGGCAATCGGCAACTCCCGACCGCCTGCGTGAGGCCTATGCCCGCATCGCGGCGGCCTGCGCCGACCTCGGGCGCGATCCCGAGACGGTTGTCCGCTCGGCGATGGTCGGAGTGCTGGTGGCCGAGACGGCGGGCGACCTCCGGGAGCGTGTGCAACAGCAGATCGCGATGCTCGGCGGCAATGGTGAGGATGCCGAGGCGTGGCTCCGCGAGCGGACGGGGCGTTGGATCATCGGTACGCCTGATGCCGCGCGCCAGACGATCGAGGCGCTTCGAGCCGCGGGAGCGCAGCGGGTCATGCTCCAGGACTTCCTGCCCCGCGACCTCGAGATGGTCGCGCTGCTCGGCCGCATCGCCGCCGGCTGA
- the rny gene encoding ribonuclease Y, with protein MPDSTVVVAAAAALVVGIAIGYLSRRFLAANSVKHAEGYAERLMAEARAKQKEIVLEGKDDALKVQRAAEEEAREKRTDLQRQERLLLDRAEALDRKVESLERREVAFEERQRDIDAEKARLAELQQQQLVELERVSGLTASEARQSLIQLIVDEAQAEAHQHVREIERHAVEEGEEHARRVLTTVMQRIAADHTSEATVTVVPLPSEEMKGRIIGREGRNIRALEQATGVDLIIDDTPEAVVLSGFDPVRREVARMALTKLISDGRIHPGRIEETVAKCRAEIEVVMRQAGEQAAYDAGVPGLHPELIKLLGRLKYRTSYGQNVLNHCVETARLSGLLAAEIGANIPESKKGGLLHDIGKAIDHEVDGPHALIGGDIAKRYGVNPVVCNCIAAHHQEVEQESTEATVVQIADAISASRPGARGESLDNYVKRLDDLQQIALAFPGVERCYAIQAGREIRILVRPEEMDDMASSRLARDVVKKIEEQLQYPGQIKVTVIRETRAVDYAR; from the coding sequence ATGCCTGACAGTACCGTCGTCGTGGCGGCAGCAGCCGCCCTCGTCGTTGGGATCGCAATTGGATACCTGTCGCGTCGCTTCCTGGCAGCAAACAGCGTCAAGCACGCCGAGGGCTATGCCGAGCGGCTGATGGCCGAGGCGCGGGCCAAGCAGAAGGAGATCGTCCTCGAGGGCAAGGACGACGCCCTGAAGGTGCAGCGTGCGGCGGAGGAGGAGGCGCGCGAGAAGCGCACCGACCTGCAACGCCAGGAACGCCTCCTGCTCGATCGTGCCGAAGCCCTGGATCGCAAGGTCGAATCGCTCGAACGACGCGAGGTGGCGTTCGAGGAGCGGCAACGCGACATCGACGCCGAGAAGGCGCGCCTGGCGGAGCTCCAGCAGCAGCAGCTGGTCGAGCTCGAGCGGGTCAGTGGCCTCACCGCCTCAGAGGCGCGCCAGAGCCTCATCCAGCTGATCGTGGACGAGGCGCAGGCAGAGGCGCACCAGCACGTCCGCGAGATCGAGCGCCACGCCGTGGAGGAGGGCGAGGAGCACGCCCGTCGCGTCCTCACTACCGTCATGCAGCGCATCGCGGCCGACCACACCTCGGAGGCAACGGTGACGGTGGTGCCGCTCCCGTCGGAGGAGATGAAAGGTCGCATCATCGGCCGCGAGGGCCGCAACATTCGAGCCCTCGAACAGGCGACCGGGGTCGATCTCATCATCGATGACACACCGGAGGCGGTGGTCCTCTCCGGATTCGACCCCGTCCGTCGCGAGGTGGCCCGCATGGCCCTCACCAAGCTCATCAGCGACGGACGCATCCACCCCGGCCGGATCGAGGAGACGGTGGCCAAGTGCCGCGCCGAGATCGAGGTCGTGATGCGCCAGGCGGGCGAGCAGGCGGCCTACGACGCCGGCGTGCCGGGCCTGCATCCGGAGCTGATCAAGCTGCTCGGCCGACTGAAGTACCGGACCAGCTATGGCCAGAACGTGCTGAACCACTGCGTCGAGACCGCACGCCTCAGCGGTCTGCTGGCCGCCGAGATCGGCGCCAACATTCCCGAGTCCAAGAAGGGTGGACTGCTCCACGACATCGGCAAGGCGATCGACCACGAGGTCGATGGGCCGCACGCCCTGATCGGCGGCGACATTGCGAAGCGCTACGGGGTCAACCCCGTCGTCTGCAACTGCATCGCCGCGCACCACCAGGAGGTCGAGCAGGAATCGACCGAGGCGACGGTGGTGCAGATCGCCGACGCCATCAGCGCGTCTCGGCCGGGGGCCCGCGGCGAGTCCCTCGACAACTACGTGAAGCGGCTCGACGACCTGCAGCAGATCGCACTCGCCTTCCCCGGGGTGGAGCGCTGCTACGCCATCCAGGCCGGCCGTGAGATCAGGATCCTCGTCCGGCCCGAGGAGATGGATGACATGGCATCCAGCCGCCTGGCCCGTGACGTGGTCAAGAAGATCGAGGAACAGCTCCAGTATCCCGGCCAGATCAAGGTGACCGTGATCCGCGAGACGCGCGCGGTCGACTACGCGCGATGA
- a CDS encoding bifunctional diguanylate cyclase/phosphodiesterase, whose translation MNDASVQPEGSTKPGVPSTASMAVRMLIPLTAGAAASIAAETLLTVTLPNSLVRVAASVGIGACLSAFGLAMMLIRPLTRSRADLQVRYQEAVAEALRDPLTGLGNHRAFQEELDSQIANATRYEVPVALVLIDLDDFKQINDSAGHAVGDQQLASFGRLVGSVLRKVDRPFRIGGDEFALLLPHTDAEAAHIVARRLLVSALQPNVRDPKIKPLSFSAGISSLPNPATTRTQLYAQADTALHAAKRAGRTEVLVFDPAAEIAANAASTSAAIAVVIEQNLLRPVFQPIVDLVTGGTLGYEGLIRPVPPAPYPDPASLFAAAEESGHVVPLDLACVEVIVAAAARMPKELFLSVNMSPRTIEAPEFSAPAMLNILARYDFPPDRLIIELTEHQPIADLERVRHKLDTCRSAGMRMAADDLGAGNSGLRLLSDLHFDVVKVDLGLIQRSSTSAPSSAVVESIVAFATRTGALVIGEGVEHEEQVAQLTELGVTAAQGYLFSRPGPLPDWAGEMRLMRAADRQTRPVAGAEDADLDAWRRKIGLATPTA comes from the coding sequence GTGAACGATGCGAGCGTGCAGCCCGAGGGCAGCACGAAGCCAGGCGTCCCGTCGACGGCGAGCATGGCGGTGCGGATGCTGATCCCGCTGACTGCCGGCGCCGCCGCGAGCATCGCCGCTGAGACCCTGCTCACCGTCACGCTGCCCAACAGCCTGGTCCGCGTCGCCGCCAGTGTCGGGATCGGGGCCTGCCTCTCGGCCTTTGGGCTGGCGATGATGCTGATTCGACCCCTCACCCGCTCCCGCGCCGACCTGCAGGTCCGCTACCAGGAGGCGGTCGCGGAAGCGCTGCGCGACCCGCTGACCGGGCTGGGGAACCACCGCGCCTTCCAGGAGGAGCTCGACAGCCAGATCGCGAATGCGACTCGGTACGAGGTCCCAGTCGCCCTGGTGCTGATCGACCTCGACGACTTCAAGCAGATCAACGACAGCGCCGGCCACGCCGTCGGCGACCAGCAGCTTGCGTCGTTCGGCAGGCTGGTGGGGTCGGTGCTGCGCAAGGTGGACCGGCCCTTCCGGATCGGTGGCGACGAATTCGCCCTGCTCCTGCCACACACCGATGCCGAGGCCGCCCACATCGTGGCACGGCGCCTCCTGGTCTCTGCCCTGCAGCCCAACGTTCGCGATCCGAAGATCAAGCCCCTCTCCTTCTCGGCAGGCATCTCGTCGTTGCCCAACCCGGCAACGACCCGCACCCAGCTCTACGCGCAGGCCGACACCGCCCTCCATGCCGCCAAGCGCGCGGGCCGTACCGAGGTGCTCGTCTTCGATCCGGCCGCGGAGATCGCGGCCAATGCCGCCAGCACATCGGCCGCCATTGCGGTGGTGATCGAGCAGAACCTGCTGCGGCCCGTCTTCCAGCCGATCGTCGATCTCGTAACCGGCGGGACGCTTGGCTACGAGGGTCTCATCCGGCCGGTACCCCCGGCGCCGTACCCAGATCCGGCGAGCCTCTTCGCGGCGGCCGAAGAGAGTGGGCACGTGGTGCCGCTCGACCTCGCCTGTGTGGAGGTGATCGTGGCGGCCGCCGCGAGGATGCCCAAGGAGCTGTTCCTGAGCGTCAACATGTCGCCGCGCACGATCGAGGCGCCTGAGTTCAGCGCCCCCGCCATGCTCAATATCCTGGCCCGCTACGATTTTCCGCCCGATCGGCTGATCATCGAGCTCACGGAGCACCAGCCGATCGCTGACCTCGAGCGCGTGCGCCACAAGCTCGACACCTGCCGGAGCGCCGGAATGCGCATGGCGGCCGATGATCTCGGGGCCGGCAACTCGGGCCTGCGGCTCCTGAGCGACCTGCACTTCGACGTCGTCAAGGTCGATCTGGGCCTGATCCAGCGCAGCTCGACCAGCGCCCCGTCGAGCGCGGTGGTCGAGTCGATCGTGGCCTTTGCCACCCGAACCGGCGCACTGGTCATCGGCGAGGGGGTCGAGCACGAAGAGCAGGTCGCGCAGCTGACCGAGCTGGGGGTCACCGCCGCGCAGGGCTACCTGTTCAGCCGGCCAGGACCGCTCCCCGACTGGGCCGGCGAGATGCGCCTGATGCGAGCCGCCGACCGCCAGACCCGCCCCGTCGCAGGCGCGGAGGACGCCGACCTGGACGCCTGGCGGCGCAAGATCGGACTGGCGACCCCCACCGCCTAG
- a CDS encoding TIGR00282 family metallophosphoesterase, protein MTDRTALLRCMVIGDIIGKPGRLAVVSSLGDLRSELDLDLVIANGENLAAGAGLTPSLAEELFANGVDVITSGNHIWDKREIYDYLDSGRPVLRPLNYPDDAPGKGWLLHVLPDGDRVAVVNVMGRVFMNQLDSPFAAMDSLLDGAAEPLPPLRIVDFHCEITSEKNAMGWYLDGRVTAVLGTHTHVPTADSRLLPKGTAYISDVGMTGPRDSVIGFSLETVLPRFLTHLPTRFAVADGPVAFNAVVIEAERGTGRATSITQLQRLIEV, encoded by the coding sequence ATGACCGACCGCACCGCGCTCCTGCGGTGCATGGTCATCGGCGACATCATCGGCAAGCCGGGGCGGCTGGCGGTCGTCAGCAGCCTCGGTGATCTGCGCAGCGAGCTCGATCTCGACCTGGTCATCGCCAACGGCGAGAACCTGGCGGCCGGCGCCGGCCTGACTCCGAGCCTCGCCGAGGAGCTGTTTGCCAATGGTGTGGACGTCATCACCAGCGGCAATCACATCTGGGACAAGCGCGAGATTTACGACTACCTCGATAGCGGCCGGCCGGTGCTGCGCCCGCTCAACTATCCCGATGACGCACCCGGCAAGGGCTGGCTGCTGCACGTATTGCCCGACGGTGACCGGGTGGCGGTCGTGAACGTCATGGGTCGCGTCTTCATGAATCAGCTCGACTCGCCCTTCGCCGCCATGGACAGCCTGCTCGACGGGGCGGCGGAGCCGCTGCCCCCCCTCCGGATCGTGGATTTCCACTGCGAGATCACCAGCGAAAAGAACGCCATGGGCTGGTACCTCGATGGCCGCGTGACCGCCGTCCTGGGCACCCACACCCACGTGCCCACCGCTGACTCCCGCCTCCTGCCCAAGGGCACCGCCTACATCAGCGACGTCGGCATGACCGGCCCCCGCGACTCGGTGATCGGCTTCTCGCTCGAGACCGTGCTGCCGCGCTTCCTGACCCACCTTCCGACCCGTTTCGCGGTGGCCGATGGGCCGGTGGCGTTCAATGCGGTGGTGATCGAAGCCGAACGGGGGACCGGTCGCGCCACGTCGATCACGCAGCTGCAGCGACTCATCGAGGTCTGA
- a CDS encoding pyridoxal-phosphate dependent enzyme, translated as MVAVTADAIRSAHRRIPSAFRDSPQFISEPLSEEFGVPVVVKLETANPIGSFKGRGTWLAMSALVSAGKVGERQGVVVASAGNFGQGVAYAGRAMSIPVIVLSATNAVPSKLAAMRRLGADVRMVGEDFDAARLAAADLATDTGWHLLIDGEDPWISIGAGSIALELTDAAAGGDLPALDRLYVPVGNGALIAGIGTWLRSAAPATRVIGVQAAGAPAMTLSWRARRPIETPRADTIADGIAARVPVPAALQLMTGVVDEMLLVDDDQIVAATREMSLAVPTTVEPAAGAAWAGVRAAEPPAGAIGVLVTGGNLASGGSPDGGDELDAVPEGRGS; from the coding sequence ATGGTCGCCGTCACCGCCGACGCGATCCGATCCGCTCATCGGCGTATCCCGAGCGCATTTCGCGATTCGCCACAGTTCATCTCCGAGCCGCTGAGCGAGGAGTTCGGCGTCCCGGTCGTGGTCAAGCTGGAGACCGCCAATCCGATCGGGTCGTTCAAGGGACGCGGAACGTGGCTGGCCATGTCTGCGCTGGTGTCGGCCGGGAAGGTGGGGGAGCGTCAAGGCGTGGTGGTCGCGTCGGCTGGGAACTTCGGGCAGGGCGTGGCGTACGCCGGTCGGGCGATGTCCATACCGGTCATCGTCCTTTCAGCGACGAACGCCGTTCCCAGCAAGCTGGCGGCCATGCGACGCCTGGGCGCTGATGTGCGAATGGTGGGGGAGGACTTCGATGCCGCTCGCCTGGCTGCCGCCGATCTCGCGACGGACACGGGCTGGCACCTGTTGATCGATGGCGAGGATCCCTGGATCTCGATCGGGGCGGGCAGCATCGCGCTCGAGCTCACCGACGCGGCAGCGGGCGGCGACCTGCCGGCACTCGATCGGCTCTACGTCCCCGTCGGCAACGGAGCCCTGATCGCAGGGATCGGGACCTGGCTTCGATCGGCTGCACCAGCCACGCGCGTTATCGGCGTGCAGGCTGCGGGGGCACCGGCCATGACGCTGTCATGGCGCGCACGACGCCCGATCGAGACGCCGAGAGCCGACACGATTGCCGATGGGATCGCCGCGCGGGTCCCCGTGCCCGCGGCGCTGCAGCTGATGACGGGGGTGGTCGACGAGATGCTGCTGGTCGACGACGATCAGATCGTGGCGGCGACGCGCGAGATGTCCCTCGCCGTGCCGACCACGGTCGAGCCGGCAGCCGGCGCTGCATGGGCAGGCGTTCGTGCGGCTGAGCCGCCGGCCGGAGCGATCGGCGTGCTTGTCACGGGAGGAAACCTGGCCTCCGGTGGCTCGCCCGATGGCGGGGATGAGCTAGACGCGGTGCCCGAGGGCCGAGGAAGCTGA
- the miaA gene encoding tRNA (adenosine(37)-N6)-dimethylallyltransferase MiaA, which translates to MGPIAAIVGPTGSGKTDLSLALAARFPIEILVADSRQVYRGMDIGTAKPDAQARAAVPHHLLDLVAPGEPFSVAAWAGQARRLVAEVSARGRLPLLVGGSGLYLTALLDGYTFGAAPRREYRARLSQELAATGIGVLADWLRAIDPLSAARTDLRNPRRVARALERVDAAVDGSTIPPAARPWAGPVVLIGVNRPTDVLNRRIDQRARWLFENGLVEEVRDLIEAGHDARQAPLTGHGYSEAAHYLAGEWSLEEAVAVTARRTRQYAKRQRTWFRRDRRIVWLEAGDAPGDDPALLAEAERLLEGILP; encoded by the coding sequence TTGGGACCGATTGCGGCCATCGTCGGCCCAACCGGCTCGGGCAAGACGGACCTGTCGCTGGCGCTGGCCGCGCGATTCCCGATCGAGATCCTGGTCGCCGACTCGCGCCAGGTGTACCGCGGAATGGATATCGGGACGGCCAAGCCCGATGCGCAGGCACGGGCCGCGGTCCCGCACCACCTGCTCGACCTGGTGGCGCCCGGAGAACCGTTCAGCGTCGCGGCATGGGCCGGCCAGGCGCGGCGCCTGGTTGCCGAGGTGAGTGCTCGAGGCCGGCTGCCGCTGCTTGTCGGTGGCAGCGGCCTGTACCTGACCGCCCTGCTGGACGGGTACACCTTCGGCGCGGCGCCACGTCGCGAGTACCGCGCCCGGCTGAGTCAGGAGCTGGCCGCGACCGGGATCGGCGTGCTCGCGGACTGGCTGCGGGCGATCGATCCATTGAGCGCGGCGAGGACCGACCTGCGCAACCCCCGCCGTGTGGCGCGGGCCCTCGAACGCGTCGACGCCGCCGTTGACGGGAGCACCATCCCGCCAGCTGCGCGACCGTGGGCAGGGCCGGTCGTGCTGATCGGCGTCAACCGGCCGACCGATGTCCTGAATCGACGCATCGACCAGCGCGCGCGCTGGCTCTTCGAGAATGGCCTCGTCGAGGAGGTGCGTGATCTGATCGAGGCCGGCCACGATGCGCGGCAGGCGCCTCTCACCGGACATGGGTACAGCGAGGCTGCTCACTACCTGGCGGGGGAGTGGTCGCTCGAGGAGGCGGTGGCTGTCACGGCACGCCGCACGCGGCAATATGCCAAGCGGCAACGGACCTGGTTTCGGCGGGATCGCCGCATCGTTTGGCTCGAGGCCGGTGACGCGCCCGGCGACGACCCGGCACTCCTCGCGGAGGCGGAGCGGCTGCTGGAGGGGATACTGCCCTAG
- the hflX gene encoding GTPase HflX — translation MPRHHPSFTDLTAPEERAFLIGLDDPGDGRWPIERSLAELAALAETAGAVVVGSASQRRKHPDPSSYFGKGRARELADEKAATGFNLLIVDDELAPNQQRALEELLDCKVLDRSALIIDIFARHATTREGRLQVELAALEYHLPRLTRLWTHLSRTGGGIGTRGPGESQLETDRRLIRDKIRKVRTELEDVKRQRATAARQRERSEVATVALVGYTNSGKSTLLNRLATADLFVADMLFATLDPTSRRVTLPSGQRIVVTDTVGFINKLPHDLVEAFRATLEEVLRADLLIEVVDASDLDFVAQQEAVQVVLDELGAGEKPRIVAFNKIDLLAPGLRAANMPAGDRAVFVSAATGEGIEPLLERVGGLLRDQMVAVDAVVPWSRGELVARARVAGDVAERITDDGVRLSGHLPDAIAAEVQRAAPDARRAAANGHRSRR, via the coding sequence ATGCCGAGACACCACCCCTCCTTCACCGACCTCACTGCACCCGAAGAGCGCGCCTTCCTGATCGGCCTGGACGACCCGGGCGACGGTCGCTGGCCGATCGAGCGCAGCCTGGCCGAGCTCGCTGCCCTGGCCGAGACGGCGGGTGCGGTGGTCGTGGGGAGCGCCTCGCAACGGCGAAAGCATCCCGATCCGAGCTCATACTTCGGCAAGGGTCGAGCCAGGGAGCTCGCCGATGAGAAGGCGGCCACCGGCTTTAACCTGCTGATCGTCGACGACGAGCTGGCACCGAACCAGCAACGCGCCCTCGAGGAGCTGCTGGACTGCAAGGTGCTCGACCGCTCCGCGCTGATCATCGACATCTTTGCGCGGCACGCCACCACCCGCGAGGGCCGGCTCCAGGTCGAGCTGGCCGCGCTCGAGTACCACCTGCCGCGACTGACTCGGCTGTGGACGCACCTGTCTCGTACCGGCGGCGGGATTGGAACCAGGGGACCGGGGGAGAGTCAGCTCGAGACGGACCGACGGCTGATCCGGGACAAGATCCGCAAGGTGCGCACCGAGCTGGAGGACGTGAAGCGGCAGCGGGCCACCGCGGCGCGCCAGCGCGAGCGGTCCGAGGTCGCCACGGTTGCCCTGGTCGGCTACACCAACTCCGGCAAGAGCACCTTGTTGAACCGATTGGCCACGGCGGACCTGTTCGTGGCGGACATGCTGTTTGCAACCCTCGACCCGACCAGCCGTCGCGTGACCCTGCCGTCCGGCCAGCGGATCGTGGTCACCGACACCGTCGGCTTCATCAACAAGCTGCCGCATGACCTGGTCGAGGCATTCCGCGCGACCCTCGAGGAGGTGCTGCGCGCCGATCTGCTGATCGAGGTTGTGGACGCCTCCGATCTGGACTTCGTGGCTCAGCAGGAGGCCGTGCAGGTGGTGCTGGACGAGCTGGGAGCGGGTGAGAAGCCGCGTATCGTCGCCTTCAACAAGATCGACCTGCTGGCGCCCGGCCTTCGCGCCGCCAACATGCCGGCGGGCGACCGCGCCGTCTTCGTGAGCGCGGCAACGGGCGAGGGGATCGAGCCGCTGCTCGAGCGGGTCGGCGGGCTGCTGCGCGACCAGATGGTGGCGGTCGACGCGGTGGTGCCGTGGTCCCGCGGCGAACTGGTCGCCCGTGCCAGGGTGGCCGGTGACGTCGCCGAGCGCATCACCGACGACGGGGTTCGCCTGTCCGGACACCTCCCCGATGCGATCGCGGCGGAGGTGCAGCGCGCCGCGCCCGACGCCCGGCGGGCGGCAGCCAACGGACACCGATCGCGTCGCTGA